From Echinicola jeungdonensis, the proteins below share one genomic window:
- a CDS encoding DUF6691 family protein: protein MNVIEKEKKFSEKLGQPNAVKEKGFQPELLKYLFVGVFFGIVLVKSEVISWFRIQEMFRLQSFFMYGVIGSAVAVGMLSVFIIKKWKIKSLNGEPIKIKDKVFDKGQIFGGFIFGLGWALTGACPGPLFAQVGAGFTVVAVTLLSAVAGTWVYGKFSDKLPH, encoded by the coding sequence ATGAATGTTATAGAAAAAGAAAAAAAGTTTAGTGAAAAATTAGGGCAGCCCAATGCGGTTAAGGAAAAAGGTTTTCAACCCGAATTGCTAAAATACCTCTTTGTGGGAGTGTTTTTTGGTATTGTTTTGGTGAAATCTGAAGTGATATCCTGGTTTAGGATTCAAGAAATGTTCAGGTTGCAGTCCTTTTTTATGTATGGGGTAATCGGCTCTGCCGTAGCTGTTGGCATGCTGTCTGTGTTTATTATTAAAAAATGGAAAATCAAGTCACTTAACGGAGAACCCATAAAAATAAAAGATAAGGTATTCGATAAAGGCCAAATCTTTGGTGGATTCATATTTGGCCTGGGCTGGGCTCTGACAGGTGCTTGCCCTGGTCCTTTGTTTGCACAAGTTGGGGCGGGATTTACCGTTGTGGCCGTTACTTTATTAAGTGCTGTGGCCGGAACCTGGGTTTATGGGAAGTTTTCTGATAAACTGCCCCATTAA